In the Methanothermobacter marburgensis str. Marburg genome, AGGCCCCAGAAGGCCGAACCCGAAAAAAAGGAGAAGGTTTCTGTTGATGAATTTCGCGATGTAGTTGAGAGGAGTCTGAAATCCAGACAGAAAACATAGGGCTGATTGAAATGAAAATAACTTCATCATCCACTGGAGAGGAACTCAAGGAACTTGGAATGTGTATACATGAACTTGTAAGTCGTCTTCCCCTCACAATAAGGAGCCGGGAAGCAAAGGGTCTTCGAATAGAGGACGGCAAGGTGATCGATGACAGCTACACAGGACCCGTACTTGAAAAGGTCCTTGAATCAGGTGAGATAGCAAGGGAGACACCTGAGAGGGGACCCTACAAGGGGATACCCGTGGTCGTGGTACCCCTGAAGGAGAAGGGTGAGGTTCTCTGTGCGGTGGGAATCGTTGATGCCACAAAGGGCCTCTTCACAGACATGGTTGAAATAGCCAGAAGACCCCAGGAGGGAGACAGGGGGGAATTCTATTGAAGATAGCGATATTTCCACCAAATTCACTTATACTTGCAGATCTTGTTGAAAGAAGGGGACATGAGCCCCTTGTAATCCAGAAAGAAATCAGACAGAAGGTCACAGACCCTGAAATTGATTCACCACCCTTCAACATAACCGAGGAGGACCCGATAAGGGGCCTGAAGTATGCGGCAATAGAGGTTCCCTCAGGTGTGAGGGGGAGAATGGCAATCCTTGGGCCCCTCATAGAGGATGCGGATGCCGCCATAATAATGGAGGAAGCCCCCTTTGGTTTTGGATGCATAGGATGCGCAAGGACCAATGAACTCTGCGTATTCCAGCTCAGAAAGAAGGGCATACCCACACTTGAACTGAAATATCCCACAACAAGGGAAGAGACAATAGATGTGGTTAACAGGATAAACAAATTCCTGGACGAACTGGAGGCTCAAAATGGTTAAAATAGCCCAGATTTCATGCGGAACCGACTACAGCGGTGTTCAGAAGGAAATTGAAAAGGCAGCGAGGACTTTCGGGGCCGAAATAGTGATCCCCGAGGCCGACCTTGACTACATAGACGAGGCCTATGAAAAATTTGGGTTCAACTGTGCCAGTTCAAGCCTGAAACTCATGATAGCAAGGGCAATGTCAATCGTTGAGGGCAAAACAGATGCCGACGCGGTTTTCATAGCAACCTGCTTCAGGTGTGCAGAGGGAGCCCTTGTAAGGAATGAGATAAGGAGGTTCATACAGCAGAACACAAGGCTTCCGGTTGTAACCTACTCATTCACAGAGAGAACAAAGGCCGATGAGCTCTTCATACGTATGGAGGCGCTCTCAACAATAGTGGCAAGGAAGAGCATACTTGCAAGGGAGAAACAGGAGGGCCTCACCCTTGGAATAGATTCAGGTTCAACAACCACCAAGGTAGTGCTGATGGAGGATAACGAGGTCATAGGAACAGGATGGCTTCCCACAACAGATGTCCTTGGCTCCGCAGAGAAGGGTATAGAGGAGGCCCTCGCAGGTACAGGTTACACGATTAAGGACCTTGATGGGATAGGAGTCACAGGTTACGGCAGGTTAACCATAGGGAAACATTACGGGGCCGACCTCATACAGGAGGAGCTCAGCGTGAACTCCAAGGGTGCAGTGTTTCTGGCAGACCACCAGAAGGGGGAGGCAACGGTCCTGGATATAGGGGGTATGGACAACAAGGTCATAACCGTCAACGATGGAATACCCGACAACTTCACCATGGGGGGTATCTGCGCCGGTGCATCATGGCGTTTCCTGGACATAACAGCCAGGAGGCTTGGAGTGGAGATAGATGAACTTGGAAGCCTGGCAATGAAGGCCGATTACGAGAAGGCGATGCTCAACAGTTACTGCATAGTCTTTGGTATACACGACCTTGTAACCGCACTTGCAGCGGGAGTTTCAAGGGAGGATGCAGCAGCCGCGGCATGCCACTCGGTGGCCGAACAGGTATATGAGCAGCAGCTCCAGGAGATAGATGTGAGGGAACCCCTCATACAGGTGGGTGGAACATCCCTTATAGAGGGCCTTGTTAAGGCGGTAAGTGATATTCTGGGAGGTATCGATGTCATCGTACCCCCGTATTCACAGCACATAGGCGCAGTTGGAGCGGCCCTCCTTGTTTCTGGAATGAAAGACATCAGTGAGGGTTAAAATGGGGATAAATGTTGAGTGCTACGACCCCCGGGGTGCAGAGGTCTATGAGATAATAGCCCGCCAGGTTCTTCAGGATCTCCAGCTTGCAAGGGCAGTTGATGACCTGAGAATATGGGTTGATCCTCGAGAGCCGGTCTTCATCATAGCGGTTAAGACACAGAGGACCTCTGAGCCGATTTACCTTGAGGACATGGTGGAGATGGAGGTTGATAAGGCCACCGGAGCAGTCCACCTGAGGATAAGGGATGAGACGTACCTTCCACAGCTACTTGAAAGGCTCTGGGAGACACAGGGGCGTGGCGGGGTACGGCAGCCATCCCGATTTGAGGTGGTGGTGGAGGACCCCATCTCGGATATCAGCGGAATGACGGTCCGCGACCCCTCAATGAACCTCGAGAAGAGGGTGTACGATGCAATATTCCGTATAATACCCGAGGGATTCCGGGTTATAAGGGACCTTTCAGAGGATAACATAATAGCCCTTGGATGATACCGATGAGGTGCTCATGGATGAATGGATTTTAAAGGTCAGGGAGATAATAGACGATATGAGGTGAAAACATGCCCGATCAGAGACAGACACGCTTTGCCCACATAACAAAGGGTCAGCCCTGCTTCAATGAGAAACTGCATGACAGGGTTGGAAGGATCCATCTGCCCATCGCACCCCGCTGCAATATCCACTGCAAGTTCTGCACAAGGGATATCAGTGAATGCGAAAACCGGCCAGGGGTCACTGCAAGGATCATGACAGCTGAGGATGCAGTAAAGCACGTTGAGAAGGTTAAGAGCGAGATGCCCATAAGTGTAATAGGGGTCGCAGGACCCGGCGATGCCCTTGCAAATGAGGAGACCTTCGAGTTCTTCAAAAAGGCCAGCAAGAAGTTCCCGGATCTCCTTAAATGCCTCAGCACCAACGGTCTGCTCCTTCCAGATAAGGCTGATGAACTGGCAGAGATTGGTGTTAACACAGTCACAGTAACCGTGAACGCCATTGACCCTGACATAGGTGAGAAGATATACTCCTTTGTTATCTACAAGGATAAGGTCTACCATGGAAGGGAGGCCTTCGAGGTTCTCTCAAGGAACCAGCTTGAGGGTATAGAGAAACTTGCAGAGAAGGGTATCATTGTTAAGGTCAACAGTGTACTCATACCTGGCCTCAACGATGAACACATAGTCGACATTGCAAGGGAGGTTAAAAAGAGGGGAGCCTCCCTCATGAACGTTATACCACTCATACCGATGGGTGAGATGGAGGACTACCCACGGCCAACCTGTGAGGAGATCGAGAGGGTCAGGAATGAGGTTGAAAAGATAATACCCGTATTCAGGGCATGCACACAGTGCAGGGCAGACGCCTACGGCATCCCAGGGAAAAAGGGTGCCGACAAGCACCTTGACATGACACCAGCGAGCCACTACTGAAAATCCCGTGATAACCATGAAGACACTGGAATGGAAGGACAACCGACTCATTCTTATAGATCAGAGAAAACTTCCCGATTCACTGGAGTACTTTCAGTGTGAAAACTACCGGGACGTCATATACGCAATAAAAAACATGGTTGTAAGGGGCGCACCGGCCATTGGGGTAACAGCAGCGTTTGGAGTTGCCCTGGCAGACCTTGCAGGCGAGGACACTGAAAGGGCTGCAGAGGAGATAAGGTCGTCAAGGCCAACCGCAGTGAACCTTTTCTGGGCAGTGGACCGTGTAATGAAATCCGGGTCCCCACTTGACGAGGCCCTGAAGATCTACAGGGAGGATATGGAGACCAACAGGGCCATAGGGGCTCATGGGGCCAGCATAATCCATGATGGAGATACAATCTTAACCCACTGCAATGCAGGCGCCCTTGCCTGTGTTGACTACGGCACGGCCCTGGGTGTTGTGAGGGCCGCCAGGGATCAGGGAAAGAATATAACGGTTATATGTGATGAGACAAGGCCCGTGGGACAGGGCGCCCGTTTGAGTGTCTGGGAGATGCAGCAGGAGGGCATACCTGTTAAACTGATAGCGGACGTTGCAGCAGGGTACCTCATGCAGAGGGGAATGATAGATAAGGTTATAATAGGCGCTGACCGTGTGGCAGAGGGCGGTGTGGCAAACAAGATAGGGTCACTCATGGTTGCACTCTCAGCAAAACGGTTCAATGTACCCTTTTACGTTGCAGCACCACTCAGCACCTTTGACAGGGAAAATTCAATTTATGATGTTGAGATCGAGGAAAGAAGCCCTGAAGAGGTCCTATATTATGGCGGCTGCAGGATAGCCCCGGAAAATACCGAGGTCATCAACCCTGCATTTGACATAGTACCCTCTGATCTTATAGACGGCATCATAACAGAGGAGGGTATAGTTGATCCATTGTGATTTCAGCTCTTTTAGGTAATGGTTGGCGTGTTCTTAGCGTGTTCTGATCTCACCCCTTTTTTATTCTTGCGTCGATACCAATATGCCACACACCTGGGCTCCTTGACTTCACCCTTCTCCTATCCAGGATCTCCACTTTGAAGGGTGCCGCGGCGTCCCTCAGGCGTTTCACAGGGGTTTCGAAGTCCCTTGAAAATTCATAGTAGTGTATGATGCCCCCATCCCTGACTGCCCGGATGGCGTCATCAAGAAATTCGCAGGCAGTTCCCGGGAGATTCATGATCACATGGTCTGCAAAGCACTCCTTATCATTTAGGAAATCCTGCACATCACCCTCAACAGGGACTATGATATCCTCTGCCCGGTTCAGACGGGCATTTTCTCTGATGTAACCGACAGCAGCGGGGTTTATGTCAACAGCGTATATCCTGGATGCCTTTCCATGCCTTGCAACTGCAACTGCAAAGGGCCCGGCACCTGCGAACATGTCAAGGACAAC is a window encoding:
- a CDS encoding DUF2111 domain-containing protein, translated to MKITSSSTGEELKELGMCIHELVSRLPLTIRSREAKGLRIEDGKVIDDSYTGPVLEKVLESGEIARETPERGPYKGIPVVVVPLKEKGEVLCAVGIVDATKGLFTDMVEIARRPQEGDRGEFY
- a CDS encoding methanogenesis marker 5 protein, producing the protein MKIAIFPPNSLILADLVERRGHEPLVIQKEIRQKVTDPEIDSPPFNITEEDPIRGLKYAAIEVPSGVRGRMAILGPLIEDADAAIIMEEAPFGFGCIGCARTNELCVFQLRKKGIPTLELKYPTTREETIDVVNRINKFLDELEAQNG
- a CDS encoding methanogenesis marker 15 protein translates to MVKIAQISCGTDYSGVQKEIEKAARTFGAEIVIPEADLDYIDEAYEKFGFNCASSSLKLMIARAMSIVEGKTDADAVFIATCFRCAEGALVRNEIRRFIQQNTRLPVVTYSFTERTKADELFIRMEALSTIVARKSILAREKQEGLTLGIDSGSTTTKVVLMEDNEVIGTGWLPTTDVLGSAEKGIEEALAGTGYTIKDLDGIGVTGYGRLTIGKHYGADLIQEELSVNSKGAVFLADHQKGEATVLDIGGMDNKVITVNDGIPDNFTMGGICAGASWRFLDITARRLGVEIDELGSLAMKADYEKAMLNSYCIVFGIHDLVTALAAGVSREDAAAAACHSVAEQVYEQQLQEIDVREPLIQVGGTSLIEGLVKAVSDILGGIDVIVPPYSQHIGAVGAALLVSGMKDISEG
- a CDS encoding methanogenesis marker 17 protein, which codes for MGINVECYDPRGAEVYEIIARQVLQDLQLARAVDDLRIWVDPREPVFIIAVKTQRTSEPIYLEDMVEMEVDKATGAVHLRIRDETYLPQLLERLWETQGRGGVRQPSRFEVVVEDPISDISGMTVRDPSMNLEKRVYDAIFRIIPEGFRVIRDLSEDNIIALG
- the nifB gene encoding FeMo cofactor biosynthesis protein NifB, which produces MPDQRQTRFAHITKGQPCFNEKLHDRVGRIHLPIAPRCNIHCKFCTRDISECENRPGVTARIMTAEDAVKHVEKVKSEMPISVIGVAGPGDALANEETFEFFKKASKKFPDLLKCLSTNGLLLPDKADELAEIGVNTVTVTVNAIDPDIGEKIYSFVIYKDKVYHGREAFEVLSRNQLEGIEKLAEKGIIVKVNSVLIPGLNDEHIVDIAREVKKRGASLMNVIPLIPMGEMEDYPRPTCEEIERVRNEVEKIIPVFRACTQCRADAYGIPGKKGADKHLDMTPASHY
- the mtnA gene encoding S-methyl-5-thioribose-1-phosphate isomerase, with translation MKTLEWKDNRLILIDQRKLPDSLEYFQCENYRDVIYAIKNMVVRGAPAIGVTAAFGVALADLAGEDTERAAEEIRSSRPTAVNLFWAVDRVMKSGSPLDEALKIYREDMETNRAIGAHGASIIHDGDTILTHCNAGALACVDYGTALGVVRAARDQGKNITVICDETRPVGQGARLSVWEMQQEGIPVKLIADVAAGYLMQRGMIDKVIIGADRVAEGGVANKIGSLMVALSAKRFNVPFYVAAPLSTFDRENSIYDVEIEERSPEEVLYYGGCRIAPENTEVINPAFDIVPSDLIDGIITEEGIVDPL